The following proteins are co-located in the Manihot esculenta cultivar AM560-2 chromosome 9, M.esculenta_v8, whole genome shotgun sequence genome:
- the LOC110621883 gene encoding transcription factor DIVARICATA isoform X1 codes for MNPGSEILSPASYLANSNWLFQETRGTKWTHEENKQFENALALYDKDEPDRWQKVAAMIPGKTVGDVIKQYRELEEDVFDIEAGLIPIPGYISSDSFTLDCVNNDQGYDSFKQYYTPGGKRTAATRSREPGRKKGVPWTEEEHRQFLIGLEKHGKGDWRNISRDFVTTRTPTQVASHAQKYFIRQSTEGKDKRRSSIHDITIVNLLPDVKSSSADEKKSSPNHSISSLQSQPQPKIVGIRKGLADMKLQNEGEDGAGVFSQANGNLLMPPFCEISSYGQKLQEHNLLKETLPGYHFPPYNLISQQPMKRQ; via the exons ATGAATCCTGGAAGTGAAATCCTCTCTCCAGCTTCTTATCTTGCGAATTCCAACTGGTTATTTCAAgaaaccagaggaaccaaatgGACCCATGAAGAGAACAAGCAGTTTGAGAATGCTCTGGCTTTATACGATAAGGATGAGCCTGATAGATGGCAAAAAGTTGCAGCCATGATCCCAGGCAAGACAGTAGGAGACGTAATCAAACAGTATAGAGAATTGGAGGAAGATGTCTTCGATATAGAGGCAGGCCTCATCCCAATTCCTGGATATATTAGCAGTGATTCCTTTACTTTGGATTGTGTGAATAATGACCAGGGATACGATTCTTTCAAACAGTATTACACTCCCGGAGGCAAGAGAACCGCCGCAACCAGGTCTCGTGAGCCGGGAAGGAAGAAAGGTGTGCCGTGGACGGAGGAGGAGCATAG GCAGTTTCTGATAGGCCTTGAAAAGCATGGTAAAGGGGACTGGAGAAATATTTCTCGCGACTTCGTGACCACTAGGACGCCAACTCAAGTGGCTAGCCATGCTCAGAAGTATTTTATCAGGCAGAGCACAGAAGGAAAGGATAAGCGGAGATCAAGCATCCATGATATTACTATTGTCAATCTTCTTCCAGATGTCAAGTCTTCTTCAGCTGATGAGAAGAAATCATCTCCAAATCATTCTATCTCAAGTCTACAATCACAGCCACAACCAAAAATAGTTGGCATACGCAAAGGATTGGCAGATATGAAGCTACAGAATGAAGGAGAAGATGGAGCTGGTGTTTTTAGCCAAGCAAATGGCAATTTGTTAATGCCACCTTTCTGTGAGATATCATCATATGGGCAAAAACTACAGGAGCATAATCTCCTCAAAGAAACTCTTCCAGGATACCATTTTCCACCTTACAATTTGATTTCCCAGCAACCGATGAAACGTCAGTGA
- the LOC110621883 gene encoding transcription factor DIVARICATA isoform X2 — protein MNPGSEILSPASYLANSNWLFQETRGTKWTHEENKQFENALALYDKDEPDRWQKVAAMIPGKTVGDVIKQYRELEEDVFDIEYYTPGGKRTAATRSREPGRKKGVPWTEEEHRQFLIGLEKHGKGDWRNISRDFVTTRTPTQVASHAQKYFIRQSTEGKDKRRSSIHDITIVNLLPDVKSSSADEKKSSPNHSISSLQSQPQPKIVGIRKGLADMKLQNEGEDGAGVFSQANGNLLMPPFCEISSYGQKLQEHNLLKETLPGYHFPPYNLISQQPMKRQ, from the exons ATGAATCCTGGAAGTGAAATCCTCTCTCCAGCTTCTTATCTTGCGAATTCCAACTGGTTATTTCAAgaaaccagaggaaccaaatgGACCCATGAAGAGAACAAGCAGTTTGAGAATGCTCTGGCTTTATACGATAAGGATGAGCCTGATAGATGGCAAAAAGTTGCAGCCATGATCCCAGGCAAGACAGTAGGAGACGTAATCAAACAGTATAGAGAATTGGAGGAAGATGTCTTCGATATAGAG TATTACACTCCCGGAGGCAAGAGAACCGCCGCAACCAGGTCTCGTGAGCCGGGAAGGAAGAAAGGTGTGCCGTGGACGGAGGAGGAGCATAG GCAGTTTCTGATAGGCCTTGAAAAGCATGGTAAAGGGGACTGGAGAAATATTTCTCGCGACTTCGTGACCACTAGGACGCCAACTCAAGTGGCTAGCCATGCTCAGAAGTATTTTATCAGGCAGAGCACAGAAGGAAAGGATAAGCGGAGATCAAGCATCCATGATATTACTATTGTCAATCTTCTTCCAGATGTCAAGTCTTCTTCAGCTGATGAGAAGAAATCATCTCCAAATCATTCTATCTCAAGTCTACAATCACAGCCACAACCAAAAATAGTTGGCATACGCAAAGGATTGGCAGATATGAAGCTACAGAATGAAGGAGAAGATGGAGCTGGTGTTTTTAGCCAAGCAAATGGCAATTTGTTAATGCCACCTTTCTGTGAGATATCATCATATGGGCAAAAACTACAGGAGCATAATCTCCTCAAAGAAACTCTTCCAGGATACCATTTTCCACCTTACAATTTGATTTCCCAGCAACCGATGAAACGTCAGTGA